A window of the Megalopta genalis isolate 19385.01 chromosome 2, iyMegGena1_principal, whole genome shotgun sequence genome harbors these coding sequences:
- the Esp gene encoding epidermal stripes and patches isoform X2 encodes MSKANGTGAVNEHNGHEVYTNHGFNGFGDSLNHSNSSNSQILSYESHQGIQVVEDPGDYAIEKKHSLLSSVAQSTRRRLRSACTKKTIYKRLPILNWLPRYSSQDFVGDLVAGITVGLTVIPQSLAYANVANVPPQHGLYGSFLGCFIYIIFGSCKDTPFGPTAIISLLTYQTVSHLDAPLQHAILACFLTGVIELIMGIFGLGFLIDFVSGPVSSGFTSAVALIIVTSQMKDILGIPAKGSQFVEMWKSMAGQLHKTSAWDAALGASCIALLLLLRLLVAYKIGPKEEEQQTPKYRIINKIIWLIGTSRNAFLVIICGVLGYSFSDRSPFRLIGYIPGGMPNIQLPPFSYIKSDNTTVTFVDMVSNLGSGILVLPLISLMEDIAICKAFSTGKSVDATQELIAIGIANIGNSFVQAFPGSGSLSRSAVNNASGVRTPMGGLYTGTLVILALLFLTPYFSYIPKATLAAIIIAAVIFMVEVKVVKPMWRTKKSDLIPGVATFVACLLLQLEIGILCGIGINIMFILYHAARPKISVEKLTTRHGIQYLMLTPDRCLIFPSVDYVRNLVTKYSQRSGNVSTAVVIDCTHIYGADFTAATVIETLTRDFALRGQPLIFYNLKPSVYAVFEGVASTDLVVYYNQAALDGLLRDRGCLKQAK; translated from the exons ATGAGCAAAGCGAACGGCACGGGAGCTGTAAATGAACACAATGGGCACGAGGTATACACAAATCATGGTTTCAACGGATTCGGAGACAGTTTGAATCACAGCAACTCGAGCAATTCCCAAATTCTCTCCTACGAGAGTCACCAAGGCATACAAG TGGTGGAAGATCCGGGGGATTACGCGATCGAAAAGAAGCACAGCCTCCTAAGTTCGGTGGCGCAATCCACCAGGCGACGTTTGAGGTCCGCCTGCACGAAGAAAACCATTTACAAAAGGCTGCCGATTTTAAATTGGTTACCGAGGTACAGCAGTCAAGATTTTGTCGGTGATCTTGTCGCTGGCATCACCGTCGGACTCACTGTGATCCCACAATCGTTAGCTTATGCTAACGTGGCGAACGTACCCCCGCAG CATGGATTGTACGGTAGCTTTTTAGgctgttttatttatattatttttggaTCCTGTAAAGACACACCCTTTGGACCAACTGCAATCATATCCTTGCTTACTTACCAGACCGTCTCTCATCTCGATGCACCGTTACAACATGCAATATTGGCGTGTTTCTTAACTGGAGTGATAGAATTAATAATGGGCATATTTGGCCTTG GATTTTTAATTGATTTTGTATCTGGACCAGTCAGCTCAGGTTTTACATCTGCGGTAGCTCTGATAATCGTCACGTCGCAAATGAAAGACATCCTCGGCATTCCCGCCAAGGGATCGCAGTTCGTGGAAATGTGGAAAAGTATGGCTGGACAGCTGCATAAAACGTCAGCTTGGGATGCTGCGCTTGGAGCAAGTTGCATAGCACTTCTGCTACTTCTTAGA CTGTTAGTGGCGTACAAAATCGGACCCAAGGAGGAGGAACAACAAACTCCGAAATATCGCATtataaacaaaatcatttggttaATCGGCACATCGCGGAACGCGTTTCTGGTGATAATTTGTGGCGTTTTGGGATACAGTTTTAGCGATCGATCTCCCTTCAGATTGATTG GATACATACCGGGGGGTATGCCAAACATACAATTACCACCATTCTCGTATATTAAAAGCGATAATACAACGGTGACTTTCGTCGACATGGTTTCAAATTTGGGAAGTGGTATCCTGGTTTTACCGCTCATTTCATTAATGGAGGACATTGCTATTTGTAAAGCATTTT CAACTGGAAAATCAGTTGATGCAACACAAGAGCTGATAGCCATTGGAATAGCAAATATTGGTAATTCGTTCGTTCAAGCTTTTCCTGGGTCAGGATCTCTTAGCAGAAGTGCTGTGAACAATGCTTCCGGAGTTAGAACTCCAATGGGTGGTCTGTACACAG GTACTCTAGTGATATTGGCTCTCCTATTTCTCACACCATACTTCAGCTACATACCGAAAGCCACGTTAGCTGCCATTATCATAGCTGCTGTAATATTTATGGTGGAAGTTAAAGTTGTAAAGCCAATGTGGAGGACAAAAA AGTCGGATTTAATCCCGGGGGTAGCAACTTTCGTTGCGTGCTTATTATTGCAATTGGAAATTGGGATTCTATGCGGTATCGGAATAAATATTATGTTCATTCTATACCATGCAGCTCGTCCAAAAATATCAGTGGAGAAGCTTACA ACCCGACATGGCATTCAGTATCTCATGTTAACACCCGACCGGTGCTTAATTTTCCCGTCGGTAGACTACGTACGGAATTTAGTAACAAAATATAGTCAACGTAGTGGAAACGTTTCTACGGCAGTTGTAATCGACTGCACGCATATTTATGGAGCAGATTTTACTGCAGCCACAGTAATTGAAACATTGACAAGAGATTTTGCATTAAGAGGTCAACCCCTCATTTTTTACAATTTGAAGCCTTCTGTATACGCGGTATTCGAGGGTGTTGCGTCGACTGACCTTGTTGTGTATTATAATCAGGCGGCACTGGATGGTCTCTTGAGGGATAGAGGATGCTTGAAGCAAGCTAAATAG
- the Esp gene encoding epidermal stripes and patches isoform X1 codes for MSKANGTGAVNEHNGHEVYTNHGFNGFGDSLNHSNSSNSQILSYESHQGIQGSSDFILVEDPGDYAIEKKHSLLSSVAQSTRRRLRSACTKKTIYKRLPILNWLPRYSSQDFVGDLVAGITVGLTVIPQSLAYANVANVPPQHGLYGSFLGCFIYIIFGSCKDTPFGPTAIISLLTYQTVSHLDAPLQHAILACFLTGVIELIMGIFGLGFLIDFVSGPVSSGFTSAVALIIVTSQMKDILGIPAKGSQFVEMWKSMAGQLHKTSAWDAALGASCIALLLLLRLLVAYKIGPKEEEQQTPKYRIINKIIWLIGTSRNAFLVIICGVLGYSFSDRSPFRLIGYIPGGMPNIQLPPFSYIKSDNTTVTFVDMVSNLGSGILVLPLISLMEDIAICKAFSTGKSVDATQELIAIGIANIGNSFVQAFPGSGSLSRSAVNNASGVRTPMGGLYTGTLVILALLFLTPYFSYIPKATLAAIIIAAVIFMVEVKVVKPMWRTKKSDLIPGVATFVACLLLQLEIGILCGIGINIMFILYHAARPKISVEKLTTRHGIQYLMLTPDRCLIFPSVDYVRNLVTKYSQRSGNVSTAVVIDCTHIYGADFTAATVIETLTRDFALRGQPLIFYNLKPSVYAVFEGVASTDLVVYYNQAALDGLLRDRGCLKQAK; via the exons ATGAGCAAAGCGAACGGCACGGGAGCTGTAAATGAACACAATGGGCACGAGGTATACACAAATCATGGTTTCAACGGATTCGGAGACAGTTTGAATCACAGCAACTCGAGCAATTCCCAAATTCTCTCCTACGAGAGTCACCAAGGCATACAAGGTTCCTCGGATTTTATAT TGGTGGAAGATCCGGGGGATTACGCGATCGAAAAGAAGCACAGCCTCCTAAGTTCGGTGGCGCAATCCACCAGGCGACGTTTGAGGTCCGCCTGCACGAAGAAAACCATTTACAAAAGGCTGCCGATTTTAAATTGGTTACCGAGGTACAGCAGTCAAGATTTTGTCGGTGATCTTGTCGCTGGCATCACCGTCGGACTCACTGTGATCCCACAATCGTTAGCTTATGCTAACGTGGCGAACGTACCCCCGCAG CATGGATTGTACGGTAGCTTTTTAGgctgttttatttatattatttttggaTCCTGTAAAGACACACCCTTTGGACCAACTGCAATCATATCCTTGCTTACTTACCAGACCGTCTCTCATCTCGATGCACCGTTACAACATGCAATATTGGCGTGTTTCTTAACTGGAGTGATAGAATTAATAATGGGCATATTTGGCCTTG GATTTTTAATTGATTTTGTATCTGGACCAGTCAGCTCAGGTTTTACATCTGCGGTAGCTCTGATAATCGTCACGTCGCAAATGAAAGACATCCTCGGCATTCCCGCCAAGGGATCGCAGTTCGTGGAAATGTGGAAAAGTATGGCTGGACAGCTGCATAAAACGTCAGCTTGGGATGCTGCGCTTGGAGCAAGTTGCATAGCACTTCTGCTACTTCTTAGA CTGTTAGTGGCGTACAAAATCGGACCCAAGGAGGAGGAACAACAAACTCCGAAATATCGCATtataaacaaaatcatttggttaATCGGCACATCGCGGAACGCGTTTCTGGTGATAATTTGTGGCGTTTTGGGATACAGTTTTAGCGATCGATCTCCCTTCAGATTGATTG GATACATACCGGGGGGTATGCCAAACATACAATTACCACCATTCTCGTATATTAAAAGCGATAATACAACGGTGACTTTCGTCGACATGGTTTCAAATTTGGGAAGTGGTATCCTGGTTTTACCGCTCATTTCATTAATGGAGGACATTGCTATTTGTAAAGCATTTT CAACTGGAAAATCAGTTGATGCAACACAAGAGCTGATAGCCATTGGAATAGCAAATATTGGTAATTCGTTCGTTCAAGCTTTTCCTGGGTCAGGATCTCTTAGCAGAAGTGCTGTGAACAATGCTTCCGGAGTTAGAACTCCAATGGGTGGTCTGTACACAG GTACTCTAGTGATATTGGCTCTCCTATTTCTCACACCATACTTCAGCTACATACCGAAAGCCACGTTAGCTGCCATTATCATAGCTGCTGTAATATTTATGGTGGAAGTTAAAGTTGTAAAGCCAATGTGGAGGACAAAAA AGTCGGATTTAATCCCGGGGGTAGCAACTTTCGTTGCGTGCTTATTATTGCAATTGGAAATTGGGATTCTATGCGGTATCGGAATAAATATTATGTTCATTCTATACCATGCAGCTCGTCCAAAAATATCAGTGGAGAAGCTTACA ACCCGACATGGCATTCAGTATCTCATGTTAACACCCGACCGGTGCTTAATTTTCCCGTCGGTAGACTACGTACGGAATTTAGTAACAAAATATAGTCAACGTAGTGGAAACGTTTCTACGGCAGTTGTAATCGACTGCACGCATATTTATGGAGCAGATTTTACTGCAGCCACAGTAATTGAAACATTGACAAGAGATTTTGCATTAAGAGGTCAACCCCTCATTTTTTACAATTTGAAGCCTTCTGTATACGCGGTATTCGAGGGTGTTGCGTCGACTGACCTTGTTGTGTATTATAATCAGGCGGCACTGGATGGTCTCTTGAGGGATAGAGGATGCTTGAAGCAAGCTAAATAG